The Arcobacter porcinus sequence ACAAATGAAGGTAAAAGAATTTCTGATGAGATGAGAAATGGTTACAATAACCTAAATACACTAATTGGAGAAACTATTACAATAATTCAAGATGTTAGCCAAGCTTCAAGAGAGCAACTTCAAGGAATAGAACAGATAAATGATGCTGTTGCTATTTTAGATAGAGTAACTCAAGAAAATTCAGTTGAAGCTAGTAATGTTTCAAATATTGCTTCTCAAACACTTAAAATGGCTCAAGTTTTAGTTGATGATGCTAGAACAAAAAAAATAGATTAAGTAAAAAAGGATAAGTAGTGTCAAAAGAGATTAAATTAGATGATTATGCTTTCTTAGTAAGTGAAACAGATGAAAAAGGTAAAATTCTTTTTGCAAATGATGATTTCTGTGAAGTTTCTGGTTTTACTATTGATGAATTAATTGGAAGTCCACATAATATCGTAAGACATAAAGATATGCCAAAAGCAGCTTTTAAAAGCTTGTGGGATACTGTAAAAAAAGGTGAAATTTGGACAGGTTATGTAAAAAATGCAACAAAAGATGGAGACTTCTATTGGGTTTTTGCAACAATATTTCCAACAATTACAAGTGATGGTACTAAAGGTTTTTTATCTTGTAGAAGAAAAGCTAGCGATGAAGAGATAGCTACTTATACTAAAATATATAAGGATTTAAGAGCAAAAGAGATTTAATCTCTTTTACTTCTTTATTCGATATCTTGTTTGCTATTTTTAATAGCTTCTATTTTAGCATCTATTAATGCTAAAGTTCTCTCTTGAGTTTTATATGAAATTTCAGGAAGATTTCCACCAAAAAGTTTATTTGCTTCTTCAAAACCTTGAACTATTCCATCTCTTCCTTTTTGAAGTTTTTCTAAATCATCTCCAGCAAAACTAAAAACAAATCCAGAAACTCTATCAGAAGTTTGAGTTATTCCAAAGAATCCATCTTCGCTTACAAGCTTTGTTGCTTCATCTGGAGTTAAAGATAAAATTGGTTTTCCAATATATCCAATATCTGATAAACTCATATCATTTATTTTTCCTGTTCCTCCAAGAAAATCTAATACACTTTGCTGATCTTTTGTAATATTATTTAAATCAAAAGAGTTTTGAACAATAGCTGAATTTTGCATCATAGATTTTGCATTCATTTCAAATAAAATAAATTGTGCATTCATCGAGATTGCAACTTTTGAAGCTGAATTATTAATTATCTTTTCAACAGATTCACTTGGTTTATTGTTTTTTGTTGATTCATTTTTATTTGATTCAACTTTTAGATTAGAATTGTCTTTAAAGGCATTTAAAGCTGTATTTGTACTATTATTTACTTGCATATAATCTCCTTAAATTTTCAATATTCTACAATTCTTAAAATTAATTTAAACTTAATCTATTTAAAAGCACTATTAAAGCCTTTTTTATGTATATTATTCAAAATTAAAAAGGAAAGAAATGCAAGAGTTCTTAAAAAAAGCAAAACAAAGTAGTATTATTATTTCAACTCTTAAAAGTTCAATAAAAGATCATATCCTTTTACAAATGGCTGATGCTTTAGTAGAAAATACAAATTTTTTAATAGATGAAAATAAAAAAGATTTAGAAGTGGCAAAAAGCTTAGAATTAAGTTCAGCTATGATTGATAGACTATTACTGAATGAAAAAAGAGTAAATGATATGGCAGATGCAATAAGACAAATTGCAAGCCAAAAAGATCCTGTTGGAAGAGTCCTTGATGGTTGGCTTACAAAAGATGGTTTAAATATTCAGAAAGTATCAATTCCAATTGGAGTTATTGGAATAATTTATGAAAGTAGACCGAATGTAACAAGTGATACAGCAGCACTTTGTTTTAAAAGTGGAAATGTTTGTGTTTTAAAAGGTGGTAAAGAAGCAGAGAATTCAAATAAAGCAATAGCAAATATTCTTCAAGAAGTTTTAAAAACAAACTCTTTACCAAAAGAAGCCATATCTTTACTTCCTGATAGCAGCCGTGAAGGAGTTGCTAAGCTAATAGTTGAAGATAAATATGTAGATTTAATCGTACCAAGAGGTGGAGAAGCTCTAATTAAATTTATAACTAAGAACTCTACAATTCCTGTTGTAAAACATGATAAAGGAGTTTGCCATACATATATCGATAAAGAAGCGAATACAAAAAAAGCATTTGAAATCATAATAAATGCTAAATGCCAAAGACCTAGTGCTTGTAATGCTTTAGAAACTCTTTTAATTCATAAAGATTTAGCAGATACATTTTTAAACCCTATTTTTGAAATTTTAAAAGATAATGGTACAAAAGTATTTGCTTGTAATGAATCTTTAAAATATATTAATGCAAATCTAGCACAAGAAGAAGATTTTGATAAAGAGTATTTGGAAAATATTTTAAATATAAAATTAGTTGAAAACCTTGATGAAGCAATAATACATATTCAAAAACATGGTTCAGGTCATTCTGAAGCAATTATTAGTGAAAATTATTCAAGTATAAACTATTTCTTAGATAAAATTGATGCTGCTTGTGTATATGCAAATGCTAGCACAAGATTTACAGATGGTGGAGAGTTTGGTTTAGGTGCTGAAGTTGGAATATCTACAAATAAACTTCATTCAAGAGGTCCAATGGGAATTGAAGACTTAACAACATTTAAATATAAAATATATGGAGATGGGCATATAAGAAAATAATATGAATTATTTAAAAAATACATTAACTATATTTTCCTTAATTATAATAATATTTTTCTGGCAAAGTTTAGAAAAATATTTTAGTTTAGATGAAGAGAGTACTAATATAGAAAAAGTATCTTGCTTATCTTATGCACCTTATAATAAAGGGGAATCTCCTTTTTTATTTGATAAAGGTATGGTTTTAAAAGAAGAAAATATAAAAAATGATTTACTTTTATTACAAAAATATACTTCTTGTATAAGAACATATTCAACAGTTGGTCAAGAATTAGTTTTCAAAGTTGCAAATGATTTAAATATGAAGATTCATGCTGGTTTATGGATTGGAAAAGAAGAAAAACAAGCTAAAAATGAGATTAAATCATTAATAGAATTAGAAAAACTTTATCCAAATACTATTAAATCTATAATTGTAGGAAATGAAGTTCTTTTAAGAAAAGATGCAACAAAAGAGCAGATGATATCTTATTTAAAAGAGGTGAAAAGTATATTCCCTGAATATAAAATAACATATGCTGATGTTTGGGAATTTTGGTTAAAAAATAAAGAGCTAAAAGATTATGTTGATTTTATTACAATTCATATTTTACCATATTGGGAAGATGAACCAAAAAATATTAAAGATGCGATAGAACATCTTAAAAATGTAAGATTAGATGTTGAAAAGGAACTAAATAGTAGTGATATA is a genomic window containing:
- a CDS encoding glutamate-5-semialdehyde dehydrogenase; the protein is MQEFLKKAKQSSIIISTLKSSIKDHILLQMADALVENTNFLIDENKKDLEVAKSLELSSAMIDRLLLNEKRVNDMADAIRQIASQKDPVGRVLDGWLTKDGLNIQKVSIPIGVIGIIYESRPNVTSDTAALCFKSGNVCVLKGGKEAENSNKAIANILQEVLKTNSLPKEAISLLPDSSREGVAKLIVEDKYVDLIVPRGGEALIKFITKNSTIPVVKHDKGVCHTYIDKEANTKKAFEIIINAKCQRPSACNALETLLIHKDLADTFLNPIFEILKDNGTKVFACNESLKYINANLAQEEDFDKEYLENILNIKLVENLDEAIIHIQKHGSGHSEAIISENYSSINYFLDKIDAACVYANASTRFTDGGEFGLGAEVGISTNKLHSRGPMGIEDLTTFKYKIYGDGHIRK
- a CDS encoding PAS domain-containing protein, with the protein product MSKEIKLDDYAFLVSETDEKGKILFANDDFCEVSGFTIDELIGSPHNIVRHKDMPKAAFKSLWDTVKKGEIWTGYVKNATKDGDFYWVFATIFPTITSDGTKGFLSCRRKASDEEIATYTKIYKDLRAKEI